CAGGGAAGTTGTACCGATTTGATGTAATTGTGTTATATTTGCCTCAACGTCACGGTGGACAGTGAAACAGGGTGACGACTCGTATAGTTTCATACGCCAGGGCATTATATGCTAAACCACTATATTTATAAAAATAAGAATACCTTTAAGTGGGTGAGTTTTGTTCACGGTGCGGGAGGAAGCAGTTCCATATGGTTTCGTCAAATACGCTCTTTTAAAAAAGAATTTAATGTATTGATGTTAGATCTTCGAGGCCATGGCAATCATAAAACCGTATCAAACACCTCGAATAATAAATATACTTTTGATGCTATTACTAAAGATATTAGCGATTTGTTGGATTATTTACAGATAAAGAAATCTCATTTTGTTGGAATTTCTTTGGGAACCATTCTGATAAGAAATTTAGCCGGAAAAAGGCCTGATTTGGTCGAAAGTATGGTAATGGGAGGTGCTATTATGAAATTAAATCTGCGTTCTCAAGTTCTGATGCAATTGGGGAATGCCTGTAAATCTGTTGTTCCTTATATGTATCTATATAGGTTTTTTGCGTTTATTATCCTGCCTAAGAAAAATCACAAAGAGTCCAGAGTTATCTTTGTTAACGAAGCTAAAAAATTGCATCGAAAAGAGTTTATCAGATGGTTTACACTGTCTTCGGAAATTAACCCTTTGCTACGCTTTTTCAGACTGAAAGATATCCGGATCCCTACTTTGTATATCATGGGTTCGGAAGATCATTTGTTTTTACCTTCTGTAAAACGAATTGCAAGTATGCATACAAAAGCCACATTGCATATTATTAAAAATTGCGGGCATGTTGTAAATGTTGAAAAACCTGATGAATTTAATACCACAACAATTCATTTTTTAACCCAGATAGTGCATTAGAACTTCGTAATGAAGGTTGAAATCATGATAATACAAAGTTAAAATAATATAACTCCAGTCGTGTACATATTCAGAAATGATATCAGGGCAAACGCATTAAACTTTCATAAGATTTAGCACTTTAATGAGGTAATGATTATCCCGTCCAGCCTTTAATCTTCTACTTTTGACACCAACCTTAGATGCTTTTTCATTTTTAAGAAGATTAAGCGCAATTTTGTTTAGAATAGAAAAGTTTTGCGCAGCATTATCTTTTCTTTTTCTAGAAGCATCTTCTTCGAATGCAAC
This window of the Flavobacteriaceae bacterium genome carries:
- a CDS encoding alpha/beta fold hydrolase, which translates into the protein MLNHYIYKNKNTFKWVSFVHGAGGSSSIWFRQIRSFKKEFNVLMLDLRGHGNHKTVSNTSNNKYTFDAITKDISDLLDYLQIKKSHFVGISLGTILIRNLAGKRPDLVESMVMGGAIMKLNLRSQVLMQLGNACKSVVPYMYLYRFFAFIILPKKNHKESRVIFVNEAKKLHRKEFIRWFTLSSEINPLLRFFRLKDIRIPTLYIMGSEDHLFLPSVKRIASMHTKATLHIIKNCGHVVNVEKPDEFNTTTIHFLTQIVH